The following proteins are co-located in the Bosea sp. AS-1 genome:
- a CDS encoding aspartate aminotransferase family protein, whose translation MTRILHRSIGGRLPEAISGQGVFITDKEGRSYIDGSGGAAVSCLGHGHPEVIAAMRAQMDRIAYAHTSFFTTDVAEELAERLVALAPEGLDYAYLVSGGSEAVEAAMKMARQYFVEIGQPQRRHFIARRQSYHGNTLGALAAGGNAWRRAQFQPILPETHHVSPCYAYRDQKDGETPEAYAARLADELEAKILELGAEEVIAFIAEPVVGATLGAVGPVADYFARTRRICDKYGVLLILDEVMCGMGRTGTLFACEQEGISPDLVTIAKGLGGGYQPIGAVLLSDRIYRAFAEGSGLFQHGHTYICHPMAAAAANKVVELISQPEMLENVRLMGERLQVGLDARLGQHPHVGDIRGRGLFRGIEIVADKETKAPFDPMLKMHARIKKEAMARGLMSYPMGGTIDGRLGDHVLLAPPYIIGPREIDQIVERIGAAIDAAVKG comes from the coding sequence ATGACCAGGATTCTTCATCGCTCCATCGGCGGCCGGCTGCCCGAAGCGATCTCCGGACAGGGCGTCTTCATCACCGACAAGGAGGGGCGCAGCTACATCGACGGCTCCGGCGGCGCCGCCGTCTCCTGCCTCGGCCACGGCCATCCCGAGGTCATCGCGGCGATGCGCGCGCAGATGGACCGCATCGCCTACGCCCACACCTCATTCTTCACCACCGATGTCGCGGAAGAACTCGCCGAACGCCTGGTCGCGCTGGCGCCGGAAGGGCTCGATTACGCCTATCTCGTCTCCGGCGGCTCTGAGGCGGTCGAGGCTGCGATGAAGATGGCGCGGCAGTATTTCGTCGAGATCGGCCAGCCGCAGCGTCGGCATTTCATCGCGCGCCGTCAGAGCTATCACGGCAATACGCTGGGCGCGCTCGCCGCGGGCGGCAATGCCTGGCGGCGGGCGCAGTTCCAGCCGATCCTGCCCGAGACCCACCATGTCTCGCCCTGCTACGCCTATCGCGACCAGAAGGACGGCGAGACGCCGGAAGCCTATGCCGCCCGTCTCGCCGACGAGCTCGAAGCCAAGATCCTCGAACTTGGCGCGGAAGAGGTCATCGCCTTCATCGCCGAGCCGGTGGTTGGCGCGACGCTGGGCGCGGTCGGGCCGGTCGCGGATTACTTCGCCCGCACCCGCCGCATCTGCGATAAATACGGCGTGCTATTGATCCTCGACGAGGTGATGTGCGGCATGGGCCGCACGGGCACGCTATTCGCTTGCGAGCAGGAGGGCATCTCGCCCGACCTCGTCACCATCGCCAAGGGCCTCGGCGGCGGCTACCAGCCGATCGGCGCCGTGCTGCTCTCCGACAGGATCTACCGCGCTTTCGCCGAAGGCTCGGGCCTCTTCCAGCACGGCCACACCTATATCTGCCACCCGATGGCGGCAGCGGCGGCCAACAAGGTCGTCGAGCTGATCTCGCAGCCTGAGATGCTGGAGAATGTCCGGCTCATGGGCGAGCGGCTGCAGGTCGGGCTCGATGCCCGCCTCGGCCAGCACCCTCACGTCGGCGACATCCGTGGACGAGGCCTGTTCCGTGGCATCGAGATCGTCGCGGACAAGGAAACCAAGGCGCCCTTCGATCCGATGCTGAAGATGCATGCCCGGATCAAGAAGGAGGCGATGGCCCGCGGCCTGATGAGCTACCCGATGGGCGGCACCATCGACGGACGGCTGGGCGATCATGTCCTGCTGGCGCCGCCCTACATCATCGGCCCCCGGGAAATCGACCAGATCGTCGAGCGGATCGGCGCGGCGATCGACGCCGCGGTCAAGGGCTGA